One region of Dysidea avara chromosome 1, odDysAvar1.4, whole genome shotgun sequence genomic DNA includes:
- the LOC136240789 gene encoding uncharacterized protein, which produces MNDRRGHRKLRLHSNKHWQPKPKRLPVSIPLRDMSVLKVSLPLSFQVSLPLCSFVDAPVRSLDILHSRLKQCNGIPSGWIDTIQNAELRIFQLGYFESGTEVLRSLAIKEDFSWIVNYKRETLKPSSALLKDIPTSLNSVSHVSNFINILRTSKVCEGNCDDAFLKLPNIQNGELKDNSRTSTVAALDTARTGSLSIYHVECDILMNSTEESRLCICCKKYKKTLSAMLSRRRKDQKTHPSSHTTYANLSASEKDERLRNLHQESKKAKLRVCRLQEKISTAATQDGVTLNVDLHDDMKAMMDATTKQVHSMYPEGSFQRLFWDQQQTACSIKDSRSMKWHPLVFKWSLYLRHLSGKSYELLRKTGCIKLPSQRTLRDYTHYTSTTIGFSAETD; this is translated from the exons ATGAATGATAGGAGAGGTCACAGAAAGCTTAGACTTCATAGTAACAAACACTGGCAGCCTAAACCTAAGAGGCTACCAGTTTCAATTCCTTTGAGAGATAtgtcagtgctgaaggtgtCTCTGCCACTGTCATTTCAAGTGTCTCTGCCTTTGTGCTCATTTGTTGATGCACCAGTCAGGTCTTTGGATATTTTGCACAGTAGACTGAAACAGTGTAATGGCATTCCTTCAG GGTGGATTGATACAATCCAAAATGCAGAATTGAGAATATTCCAACTGGGTTATTTTGAGTCTGGCACTGAGGTTTTAAGATCGTTAGCCATTAAGGAAGACTTCTCATGGATTGTGAATTATAAAAGAGAAACTCTGAAGCCCTCATCTGCTCTTTTGAAAGACATTCCGACATCTCTTAATTCAG tttcacatgtatcAAACTTTATCAACATTCTACGTACAAGCAAGGTTTGCGAAGGCAACTGTGATGATGCATTCTTGAAGCTCCCAAACATTCAGAATGGCGAACTCAAAGATAATTCAA GAACCAGCACTGTGGCAGCACTGGACACCGCAAGGACTGGTAGCTTATCCATCTATCATGTTGAGTGTGATATATTGATGAACAGTACAGAAGAGTCCAGGCTGTGCATATGTTGTaagaaatacaagaaaacactatCAGCTATGCTGTCACGTCGTCGAAAAGATCAGAAGACTCATCCCAGCAGTCATACAACTTATGCGAATTTGAGTGCGTCTGAAAAAGATGAGCGCTTGAGAAATCTACACCAGGAGAGCAAAAAAGCAAAGCTTCGTGTTTGTCGATTACAAGAGAAGATTTCAACTGCAGCTACCCAAGACGGTGTAACCTTAAATGTTGATCTGCATGATGATATGAAGGCTATGATGGATGCAACCACAAAGCAAGTACATTCTATGTATCCAGAAGGATCTTTTCAACGCCTTTTTTGGGACCAACAGCAAACAGCATGCTCTATAAAGGACTCTCGGTCAATGAAGTGGCACCCACTAGTCTTTAAGTGGAGCTTGTATCTCAGACATTTATCTGGAAAATCATATGAACTACTGCGGAAAACAGGGTGCATCAAACTGCCTTCACAAAGAACACTGCGTGATTACACCCACTATACATCAACTACCATCGGCTTCTCTGCAGAAACAGATTGA